Proteins from a genomic interval of Nostoc sp. TCL240-02:
- a CDS encoding alpha/beta fold hydrolase gives MSITEHKINVDSLEWFYRESLPIGRTDLAPVLLLHGLVSQSYSWRNIIPALANQGTRAIAPDWIGYGFSAKPEKRDFAYTPDAFITALEGFVKALELEHFSLVVQGFLGSVGLQYALRHPEQIANLAILNTPISTAAKLPWKIKQMGLPLVGEVMTQDPLLVDRTLEGGSRYRIGDKELDIYRKPFLKSSSSGRSLLSSIRNLQLDSAMTEIESGFKEWQQPILIQWGMIDPWLSVDVAQKFTDSAPNTELIKLNNVGHYPQEHYHEVILEDLLPFVRRKDAH, from the coding sequence GTGTCAATAACAGAACATAAAATCAATGTAGATTCACTGGAATGGTTTTATCGAGAATCTTTACCAATCGGCAGAACTGACTTAGCGCCTGTGTTGTTGTTACACGGCTTGGTTTCACAAAGTTACAGTTGGCGTAATATTATACCGGCTCTAGCGAATCAAGGTACAAGAGCGATCGCACCAGATTGGATTGGTTACGGCTTTTCTGCAAAACCAGAAAAACGAGATTTTGCTTACACTCCCGATGCTTTTATCACGGCTTTAGAAGGATTTGTCAAAGCCTTAGAACTTGAACATTTTTCTTTAGTTGTCCAAGGATTTTTAGGTTCTGTAGGACTGCAATATGCTTTGCGTCATCCAGAACAAATTGCCAACTTAGCTATTTTAAATACACCAATATCAACTGCTGCCAAATTACCCTGGAAAATTAAACAAATGGGTTTACCTTTGGTAGGCGAAGTCATGACTCAAGACCCTTTATTAGTTGACCGAACCCTAGAAGGTGGTAGCCGTTATCGCATAGGAGATAAGGAATTAGATATTTATCGAAAACCATTTTTGAAAAGTTCTTCATCTGGGCGGAGTCTGTTATCAAGTATTCGCAATTTACAGCTTGATTCAGCAATGACCGAAATTGAATCTGGTTTTAAAGAATGGCAACAGCCAATTCTGATTCAATGGGGAATGATTGACCCTTGGTTATCTGTAGACGTTGCCCAAAAATTTACAGATTCAGCACCAAATACCGAATTAATAAAACTTAATAACGTTGGACATTATCCTCAAGAACATTATCACGAGGTAATTTTGGAAGACCTTTTACCCTTTGTGCGTCGTAAAGATGCTCATTGA
- a CDS encoding transposase has product MCPRLAWPSAYAQKPNRKGKNVSVIGAISLKGLLTQWSGLGSIDALTFDAFIAQKLVPKLWPGAVVIMDNCSIHKSDELEALLIAAGAHLIYLPPYSPDFSPIENCWSKIKNILRRIGARTYPDLLQALDTAFAEVTIENLLGWFTHCCYCTSQD; this is encoded by the coding sequence ATGTGCCCGCGCCTTGCCTGGCCTTCAGCCTATGCTCAAAAGCCCAACCGCAAAGGGAAAAATGTCTCGGTAATTGGTGCAATTAGCTTGAAAGGACTGCTCACCCAATGGAGTGGCTTAGGTTCTATCGATGCTTTGACTTTTGATGCCTTCATCGCCCAAAAGCTCGTACCCAAACTTTGGCCTGGTGCAGTGGTGATCATGGATAACTGCTCAATCCATAAAAGTGATGAACTTGAAGCTTTGCTCATCGCTGCTGGCGCTCATCTCATTTATCTCCCCCCCTATTCTCCCGATTTTTCACCGATTGAGAATTGTTGGTCCAAGATTAAGAACATTCTCCGTCGCATCGGTGCAAGGACATACCCTGATTTACTCCAGGCATTAGATACGGCATTCGCAGAAGTGACAATAGAGAATTTGCTGGGTTGGTTTACTCACTGCTGCTACTGTACCTCACAAGACTGA
- a CDS encoding ATP-binding protein codes for MQLMAKPDRTFGLIVGIEKYHETAWNVPGGGPADDALKFAHWLHLHDVPKENIRLCLSALEENHQLIGECGLTVELATEQNISDIVTNFLSPKSGDLLYIFWAGHGVITSERERRLLCADANKQNWQNLDLNSLLVLLGSDKFQIRNHICIIDACANYVLEPKGRPTNLGGKAFLSGQPKQDSQQFVLLATREGEKAEVNSENKTGYFSQAVREAFAAANGTFPPDMREVTEAVKQRFISLDKKQLPTYFYSRSWDGDIEKSHFNPFDIPHNIQQSQARKFVGRDEEIEQLRQLLQVNDVVAISDVTGQGGVGKTELAIQYSWQYLEDYSGGCC; via the coding sequence ATGCAGTTGATGGCGAAACCTGATCGCACTTTTGGGTTAATTGTGGGTATTGAAAAGTACCACGAAACTGCTTGGAACGTGCCAGGTGGGGGGCCAGCCGATGACGCGCTGAAATTTGCTCATTGGCTGCATCTGCACGATGTACCGAAGGAGAATATTCGGTTATGTTTATCAGCGCTGGAAGAAAATCATCAGTTAATTGGGGAATGTGGGTTAACTGTAGAGTTAGCAACAGAGCAAAATATCTCCGACATTGTGACTAACTTTTTATCCCCAAAGTCGGGAGATTTACTCTACATTTTTTGGGCGGGACATGGTGTGATTACCTCAGAACGAGAGCGTCGGTTGCTTTGTGCTGATGCAAATAAACAGAATTGGCAGAATTTAGATTTGAATTCTTTATTAGTTTTGTTGGGTTCCGATAAATTTCAGATTCGTAATCATATTTGTATTATTGATGCCTGTGCCAATTATGTTTTAGAGCCGAAGGGAAGACCAACTAACTTAGGTGGCAAAGCTTTTTTGAGTGGTCAGCCAAAGCAAGATAGTCAACAATTTGTGTTACTGGCTACACGGGAAGGAGAAAAAGCTGAGGTAAATTCGGAAAATAAAACAGGATACTTTTCTCAAGCTGTGCGGGAGGCTTTTGCCGCAGCTAATGGGACTTTTCCGCCGGATATGAGGGAAGTTACTGAGGCAGTTAAGCAACGGTTTATTAGTTTAGATAAAAAACAACTGCCGACTTATTTTTATTCCCGCAGTTGGGATGGAGATATTGAAAAATCTCATTTCAACCCGTTTGATATCCCGCATAATATCCAACAGAGTCAAGCTCGTAAGTTTGTTGGGAGGGATGAGGAAATAGAACAATTGCGTCAGCTATTGCAAGTAAATGATGTTGTGGCTATTAGCGATGTGACTGGACAAGGTGGGGTGGGTAAAACAGAGTTAGCTATTCAATACTCATGGCAATATTTAGAAGATTATTCTGGCGGATGTTGTTGA
- a CDS encoding transposase produces MKAYSLDLRQKIVDAYACGDISQRKLAKNFGVTLSFVQNLLKRHRELGMIGPKVRTEQTATKLNAEQLEILRQLVIAQPDATLSELRERLYEKTEVLIGVATVNRMVRWKLHLNLKKKSPPHKKGSDEVQLARFEYWKLLRGIPVEELIFLDESGVNLSFIRKCARALPGLQPMLKSPTAKGKMSR; encoded by the coding sequence ATGAAAGCCTACTCTCTCGACTTGCGTCAAAAAATAGTTGATGCTTATGCCTGCGGTGACATTTCCCAACGAAAACTGGCTAAAAACTTTGGTGTCACCTTAAGTTTTGTGCAAAATTTACTCAAACGCCATCGAGAATTGGGGATGATAGGCCCCAAGGTGCGGACTGAGCAGACAGCAACAAAGTTGAATGCTGAACAGTTAGAAATCCTGCGCCAACTCGTCATAGCACAGCCCGATGCGACGTTAAGCGAATTGCGGGAACGACTTTACGAGAAAACAGAGGTCTTAATTGGGGTAGCTACGGTGAATCGGATGGTTCGCTGGAAACTTCACCTCAACCTCAAAAAAAAGTCTCCACCTCACAAAAAAGGTAGTGATGAAGTCCAACTAGCCCGATTTGAGTACTGGAAACTCTTGAGGGGGATACCCGTCGAAGAGCTGATTTTCTTAGATGAATCGGGAGTTAATCTGTCCTTCATCCGCAAATGTGCCCGCGCCTTGCCTGGCCTTCAGCCTATGCTCAAAAGCCCAACCGCAAAGGGAAAAATGTCTCGGTAA
- the psbQ gene encoding photosystem II protein PsbQ has protein sequence MARQRSIFSFVLVLLATFLMSCGGPGVAVAPPTYTPTQLERIQAYIPEIQAVRDRSDELKTLIQKGDWINVRNFIHGPITEARLNLTYVTPNLLPKDQPAARQITRDLFNDLVKLDKATSASNPLVALNQSKAAFTDLDKFLDLLPKKEEG, from the coding sequence ATGGCGCGTCAACGCTCGATTTTTTCATTTGTTTTAGTATTATTGGCCACATTCCTCATGAGTTGTGGCGGCCCTGGTGTTGCGGTAGCACCTCCAACTTACACACCGACTCAACTTGAAAGAATTCAGGCATACATTCCTGAAATTCAGGCTGTGCGCGATCGCTCAGATGAGTTGAAAACCCTGATCCAAAAAGGTGATTGGATCAATGTGCGTAACTTTATACATGGGCCCATAACAGAAGCAAGGCTGAACTTGACTTATGTTACTCCCAACCTTCTACCCAAAGACCAACCCGCAGCCCGTCAAATAACGCGAGATTTGTTTAATGACCTAGTTAAACTTGATAAAGCGACTAGTGCTAGCAATCCTCTAGTTGCCTTGAATCAATCCAAAGCTGCTTTCACAGACCTTGACAAATTCCTCGATCTGCTTCCTAAAAAAGAAGAGGGTTAA
- a CDS encoding COR domain-containing protein codes for MTLPAEIGQLINLSQLYLSNNQLTTLPAEIGQLINLSQLYLHNNQLTTLPAKIGQLTNLSQLYLHNNQLTTLPAEIGQLLNLSGLNLSNNQLKTLPAKIGELLNLRELDLNNNPLTMLSAEIGQLTKLEELKLSNSKLETLPVETWKLTNLTVLDLRDGRIKMLPDGIEQLFELSRLNLRNNFLDTLPKEIWQLTKLKRLDLRGNKLPIPPEILGPSDHRRNPGELSTILNYFFQLQKEQKKALNEAKMLLVGQGSVGKTSLVKRLIDNCYNAHECKTEGINIRNWHIPVNDQLIRLNVWDFGGQEIMHATHQFFLTKRSLYLLVLDSRVDELQNKLEYWLKIIQSFSNDSPILIVGNKIDQHPLDIDQRGLCQKYPAIKGIMSISCQTGEGLEQLQSAITNQIANLDHIHDPLPQSWFQVKTRLEQMQQDYIPYSEYESLSQEEQVSDSLSQTTLIELLHQLGIVLNFRDDPRLADMGVLNPEWVTNGVYKILNDNRLMTEFRGILDRTQLNRILDNSRYPGNKPLFIVDMMRKFELCFPLEDGSGDRFLIPDLLPKEEPATGNWENGLAFQYHYSVLPNSIISRFIVRMHHNSDRQTWWRSGIVLKHLGNRALVKSDQEDRKIFIIISGSSSTRRELLAMIRCQFDAIHQTIKGLLPEEKVPIPGHPNIVVDYKNLLAYEEKNLPIIPPGLIEPFNARQLLDGIELKEERQERQREYKQEENCVVTRPSTAEFEKEIFISYAWGGESEQFVNQLDETLQAKGIKIIRDKRNLGYKGLIKSFMERIGRGKCAIAIISDKYLKSPNCMFELVQIAKNGEFYNRIFPIVLADAQIYKPLARLKYIKHWEDEIKELDEGMKGVSAANLQGFREEIDQYTEIRNTIAELTNLLKDMNTLTPDIHSESDFEELLNAIAQRLDE; via the coding sequence ATGACGCTGCCAGCAGAGATTGGTCAACTCATCAACCTCAGTCAGCTTTACCTCAGCAACAATCAACTGACAACGCTGCCAGCAGAGATTGGTCAACTCATCAACCTCAGTCAGCTTTACCTCCACAACAATCAACTGACAACGCTGCCAGCAAAGATTGGTCAACTCACTAACCTCAGTCAGCTTTACCTCCACAACAATCAACTGACGACGCTGCCAGCAGAGATTGGTCAACTGCTCAACCTTAGTGGGCTTAACCTCAGCAACAATCAACTAAAGACACTGCCAGCAAAGATTGGTGAACTCCTCAACCTCCGTGAGCTTGACCTCAACAACAATCCACTGACGATGTTGTCAGCAGAAATTGGTCAACTTACTAAATTAGAAGAACTCAAGCTTAGTAATAGTAAGCTAGAAACTTTGCCTGTAGAAACATGGAAACTCACCAACTTGACTGTACTTGACCTACGTGATGGACGAATAAAAATGCTGCCTGATGGGATTGAGCAGCTTTTTGAACTGAGCAGATTAAACCTTCGCAACAATTTTTTAGATACACTACCTAAAGAAATCTGGCAACTCACCAAGCTCAAAAGATTAGACCTAAGAGGTAACAAACTTCCTATTCCACCTGAAATTTTAGGACCATCTGATCACCGCAGAAATCCTGGCGAATTATCCACGATCCTCAACTATTTTTTCCAACTTCAGAAAGAACAGAAAAAGGCTCTCAATGAAGCCAAAATGCTACTAGTTGGTCAGGGTAGTGTTGGTAAAACCTCTCTTGTTAAACGGCTAATCGATAACTGCTACAACGCCCATGAGTGCAAGACCGAAGGCATCAATATTAGAAACTGGCACATTCCTGTTAACGATCAATTAATCCGGCTCAACGTGTGGGACTTTGGTGGACAAGAAATTATGCACGCTACCCACCAGTTCTTTCTTACCAAACGCAGCCTTTATCTGCTGGTGCTTGATTCTCGTGTAGATGAACTGCAAAACAAACTAGAATACTGGCTCAAGATTATTCAGAGTTTTAGCAACGATTCCCCTATTTTGATCGTTGGCAACAAAATTGACCAACATCCCCTCGACATCGATCAGCGCGGCTTGTGCCAGAAATACCCTGCTATTAAAGGCATTATGTCTATATCTTGTCAGACTGGGGAAGGTTTAGAGCAATTGCAGTCAGCCATTACTAACCAAATTGCCAATTTAGATCACATTCACGACCCATTACCTCAAAGCTGGTTTCAGGTCAAAACCCGCTTGGAACAGATGCAACAGGACTACATTCCCTATAGTGAATACGAAAGTCTGTCTCAGGAGGAGCAAGTCAGCGATTCATTAAGCCAAACTACACTAATTGAACTTCTGCATCAACTTGGTATCGTTCTAAATTTCCGGGATGATCCGCGTTTGGCAGACATGGGAGTTTTAAATCCAGAATGGGTGACGAACGGAGTTTACAAGATTCTCAACGATAATCGGCTGATGACTGAATTTCGGGGTATTCTGGATCGCACTCAACTTAACCGGATTTTGGATAACTCCCGCTATCCTGGCAATAAGCCATTATTCATTGTCGATATGATGCGGAAGTTTGAACTCTGCTTTCCGTTAGAGGATGGCAGCGGCGATCGCTTCCTCATCCCCGACTTGTTGCCTAAAGAAGAACCCGCGACAGGGAATTGGGAAAATGGTTTGGCATTCCAGTATCATTACAGCGTCCTCCCTAACAGTATCATCTCCCGCTTTATTGTACGGATGCACCACAACAGCGATCGCCAGACTTGGTGGCGTAGCGGTATTGTTCTCAAACACCTTGGTAATCGGGCACTTGTCAAAAGTGATCAGGAAGACCGCAAAATCTTTATTATCATCAGCGGCTCATCGTCCACTCGCCGAGAATTACTAGCAATGATCCGTTGTCAATTTGATGCCATCCACCAAACTATTAAAGGGTTGCTACCAGAAGAGAAAGTACCGATTCCGGGACACCCGAATATTGTTGTGGACTATAAAAACCTACTTGCTTATGAAGAGAAGAACTTACCTATCATTCCCCCAGGTTTGATAGAACCATTCAATGCTCGACAACTGCTTGATGGTATTGAACTCAAAGAAGAACGACAGGAACGACAGCGTGAATACAAGCAAGAAGAAAATTGCGTGGTAACTCGTCCATCTACAGCAGAATTCGAGAAGGAAATTTTCATTTCTTATGCTTGGGGTGGAGAAAGTGAGCAATTTGTCAATCAATTGGATGAGACTTTGCAGGCAAAAGGAATCAAAATCATCAGGGATAAACGCAATTTGGGTTACAAAGGACTGATTAAATCTTTCATGGAACGGATTGGACGCGGTAAATGTGCGATCGCAATTATTAGTGACAAATATTTAAAGTCCCCTAATTGTATGTTTGAGCTAGTGCAAATTGCTAAAAATGGAGAGTTTTATAATCGAATTTTCCCTATTGTGTTAGCGGATGCCCAAATTTATAAACCTCTTGCAAGGCTTAAATATATCAAGCATTGGGAAGACGAAATTAAAGAATTAGATGAAGGGATGAAAGGCGTTTCCGCAGCTAATTTACAGGGGTTTCGTGAAGAAATTGACCAATACACCGAGATTCGCAATACGATCGCAGAACTGACTAACCTGCTAAAAGATATGAACACCCTCACCCCTGATATTCACAGCGAATCAGACTTTGAGGAGTTGCTGAATGCGATCGCACAGCGTTTAGATGAGTAA
- a CDS encoding peptidoglycan-binding protein encodes MKLQDFLGKDEKWSFDAIAEDADLSRQIQILLIGLGLLESPADGKFGPVSVISLKKFQELTKTEESGFLGAVTAKELIETKIDDLPKPPLKLGNDIASKIVKYMVAKGYQVFTNPKEYNIVYIEGIDADWTLNSDTPNEFNDRRIVIEVVNGVPKIVDHWEATTEPGKYYTYNPMNPKGAARIQFGQYKAWAVGIHGTAEPHEALVQVGDITVCRDFNQDFKRTGDKLDTGDNFYVNQHYGFDFPRNDIRLASAGCLVGRTRDGHREFMAIVKQDRRYVANRKYTFYTTVIPGDDLLKTFPG; translated from the coding sequence ATGAAACTACAAGATTTCTTGGGAAAAGATGAGAAATGGTCATTTGATGCGATCGCAGAAGATGCAGATTTGTCTCGTCAAATTCAGATATTGTTAATCGGTTTAGGTTTGCTAGAATCTCCAGCCGATGGGAAATTTGGCCCTGTTTCTGTGATATCTCTCAAAAAATTTCAAGAATTAACCAAGACTGAAGAGAGTGGGTTTTTAGGAGCAGTCACAGCCAAGGAACTGATTGAAACCAAAATAGACGATCTTCCTAAACCCCCTTTAAAATTAGGCAATGACATCGCTAGTAAGATTGTGAAATATATGGTAGCCAAAGGTTATCAGGTATTTACCAATCCCAAAGAATACAACATTGTTTATATAGAGGGCATAGATGCAGACTGGACTCTCAACAGTGATACACCTAATGAATTTAACGATCGCCGGATTGTGATTGAAGTAGTGAATGGTGTTCCCAAAATCGTAGACCACTGGGAAGCAACTACAGAACCAGGAAAGTATTACACTTATAACCCGATGAATCCCAAAGGAGCGGCTAGGATTCAGTTTGGACAATACAAAGCTTGGGCTGTTGGTATTCACGGCACAGCAGAGCCTCACGAAGCATTAGTGCAAGTTGGAGATATCACTGTTTGTAGAGATTTCAACCAAGATTTTAAACGGACTGGCGACAAGCTTGATACAGGTGATAATTTTTATGTGAATCAACACTACGGCTTTGATTTTCCCCGGAATGATATTCGCCTTGCCAGTGCAGGTTGTTTAGTGGGACGGACTCGTGATGGACATAGAGAATTTATGGCGATTGTTAAACAAGACCGCCGTTATGTCGCTAATCGCAAATATACTTTTTACACTACCGTGATTCCTGGCGATGATTTACTAAAAACGTTTCCAGGATGA
- a CDS encoding IS701 family transposase, which produces MDVELQILKHLARDAQPTVAIIDEYCAEYKDLFKEVRNYECFKYLHLGIIAPIKRKSLPEIAKVVSINSAQSLHHFIAYSDWSANKLKSRRLDKLKKALNSQAITVVIDETGDRKKGKKTDYVARQYLGSVGKIDNGIVSVNAYGVYENVTFPLSFKVFKPKGTLKSGDKYKTKIELASEIITELINEGFNIELVLADSLYGESSKFIKKLNEYELAYVVAIRSNHGVWLPANQSVRANKWCKFERTFSNKKSEIRYIREIIYGKKRAITYWEITTDPETMPDNSTSFVMTNLQGNLKKTLGDLYGLRTWVEYGFRQCKQELGWTDYRLTNFQHIERWWEIIFCVYTMISLNSPAFLALNQSLQIETEVIGTSYVNCVDFSHHQQWNHNSGWKNTLNNLRLIVQPLLLFWLIYPWLDIFPNSHLLLGFNHLICAMNQFKPFFASG; this is translated from the coding sequence ATGGATGTAGAATTACAAATCCTAAAACATTTGGCAAGAGATGCCCAGCCAACAGTTGCGATCATAGATGAATATTGTGCAGAGTATAAAGACCTGTTCAAAGAAGTAAGAAATTATGAATGCTTCAAATATTTACATTTAGGGATAATTGCACCAATAAAAAGAAAATCATTACCAGAAATAGCCAAAGTAGTAAGTATAAACTCGGCACAGTCATTACATCATTTCATAGCCTATTCAGATTGGTCAGCAAATAAATTAAAGAGCCGAAGATTAGATAAATTAAAGAAAGCATTAAATAGTCAGGCGATAACCGTAGTAATAGATGAAACTGGAGATAGGAAAAAAGGTAAAAAGACAGATTATGTTGCAAGACAATATCTAGGGAGTGTAGGAAAAATAGATAATGGAATAGTATCAGTCAATGCTTATGGAGTTTATGAAAATGTAACATTTCCATTAAGTTTCAAAGTATTTAAACCGAAAGGGACGCTCAAATCAGGAGATAAATATAAAACCAAAATAGAGTTAGCGTCAGAAATTATTACAGAATTAATAAATGAGGGGTTTAATATTGAATTAGTATTAGCCGATAGTTTATATGGTGAAAGTAGCAAATTCATCAAAAAGCTCAATGAATATGAATTAGCTTATGTTGTAGCAATTAGAAGTAATCACGGAGTCTGGCTACCAGCTAATCAGAGCGTTAGAGCTAACAAGTGGTGCAAATTTGAGAGAACATTTAGTAATAAAAAATCCGAAATCAGATATATCCGAGAAATAATTTATGGTAAAAAAAGAGCCATAACTTACTGGGAAATAACTACTGATCCAGAAACAATGCCGGATAATTCCACTTCATTTGTCATGACGAATCTTCAAGGAAATCTCAAAAAAACTTTAGGCGATTTATATGGATTAAGAACCTGGGTAGAATATGGGTTTCGACAATGTAAACAGGAACTCGGCTGGACAGATTATCGCTTGACAAATTTTCAACATATAGAGAGATGGTGGGAAATTATTTTTTGTGTTTACACAATGATTAGTCTAAATTCCCCAGCCTTTTTAGCCTTAAATCAATCTCTTCAAATTGAAACTGAGGTGATAGGTACTAGTTATGTTAATTGTGTAGATTTTTCTCATCATCAACAATGGAATCATAATTCTGGATGGAAGAATACTCTTAATAATCTTCGTTTAATTGTCCAACCTCTTTTACTATTTTGGCTGATTTATCCCTGGTTAGATATTTTTCCAAATTCTCATTTATTGCTAGGATTTAATCATTTAATTTGTGCCATGAACCAATTTAAACCCTTTTTTGCTTCTGGATGA
- the hemJ gene encoding protoporphyrinogen oxidase HemJ, which yields MAYSWFKAFHIVGFVVWFAGLFYLVRLFIYHVEANLEPEPAQTILKNQYQIMEKRLYYIITNPGMYVTIAMAIGLLTTEPDVLKEGWLHIKLLFVAILIGYHHYCARLMKKLAVGECGWSGQQLRALNEAPTVMLVAIVLLAVFKNNLPTDIAAWAIFAMIILMAVTIQLYAKKRRQDKEKLTAQIGQPQEQS from the coding sequence ATGGCTTATTCTTGGTTTAAAGCATTTCATATTGTCGGATTTGTAGTTTGGTTCGCCGGTTTGTTCTACCTAGTACGCCTTTTTATCTATCACGTTGAAGCGAATCTTGAACCTGAGCCAGCGCAAACGATATTGAAAAATCAGTATCAAATTATGGAAAAGCGTCTCTACTACATCATCACGAATCCGGGAATGTACGTGACGATCGCAATGGCCATCGGTTTATTAACCACTGAACCAGACGTTTTAAAAGAGGGCTGGTTACATATCAAACTGCTGTTTGTGGCGATTTTAATTGGTTATCATCATTACTGCGCTCGGCTGATGAAGAAATTAGCAGTAGGCGAATGTGGCTGGAGTGGTCAGCAATTACGTGCTTTAAATGAAGCGCCTACAGTTATGTTAGTAGCGATCGTGTTGCTGGCTGTATTTAAGAATAATCTACCTACAGACATCGCTGCTTGGGCTATTTTTGCCATGATTATCTTGATGGCAGTCACTATTCAACTTTACGCCAAAAAACGTAGACAAGATAAAGAGAAATTGACGGCACAGATAGGGCAACCACAAGAACAAAGTTAG
- a CDS encoding FAD-binding oxidoreductase gives MNVVIIGCGVVGAAIAYELSLVKGLKITVCDRQPPAQASTGAALGVLMGAISQKIKGKAWQMRQTSIQRYETLIPELEALTGRKIPFNRQGILSLGLAEENLAVWEKLIEIRHSQGWHLEIWDKAKLQNICPQVDCEKITGAVYSPQDRQLDPTALTLALVEAAQQNGVNFKFGVTVLDAPTSTPEFCHQLETTEGKITADWFVIAAGLGSTPLTAKLNQIIDIRPVLGQALQMRVGHPLGNPDFQPAITGNDVHVVPVGGGDYWVGATVEFPSNGDKIPPNQELLESVREQAIAFCPELATATIIRTWSGLRPRPEGRPAPVIGKLPGFSNILLATGHYRNGVLLAPATAYAIREMIISQGVGSGE, from the coding sequence ATGAATGTAGTTATTATCGGTTGTGGTGTAGTTGGGGCTGCGATCGCTTACGAACTGAGTCTAGTAAAAGGGCTGAAAATTACTGTTTGCGATCGCCAACCACCAGCCCAAGCTTCCACGGGGGCTGCACTTGGCGTTTTGATGGGCGCAATCAGCCAAAAAATTAAGGGCAAAGCTTGGCAGATGCGGCAAACTAGCATCCAACGCTATGAAACTTTAATTCCAGAACTAGAGGCTTTAACAGGTCGCAAAATCCCTTTTAATCGCCAGGGAATTCTCAGCCTGGGTTTGGCAGAGGAGAATTTAGCAGTATGGGAAAAACTTATAGAAATTCGCCACTCTCAAGGCTGGCATTTAGAAATATGGGACAAGGCTAAACTCCAGAATATCTGTCCTCAAGTCGATTGCGAAAAAATTACTGGCGCTGTCTATTCTCCCCAAGATCGTCAACTCGATCCAACTGCTCTCACATTAGCTTTAGTTGAGGCTGCCCAGCAAAATGGTGTAAATTTCAAATTTGGCGTGACTGTTTTGGATGCCCCAACCTCAACACCTGAATTTTGCCATCAACTTGAGACGACAGAAGGAAAAATAACAGCAGATTGGTTTGTAATTGCAGCAGGGCTAGGTTCTACACCTCTGACGGCAAAATTAAATCAGATAATTGATATCCGCCCTGTACTTGGGCAAGCCTTGCAAATGCGTGTAGGGCATCCATTAGGCAATCCCGACTTTCAGCCAGCGATAACGGGTAATGATGTACATGTTGTTCCTGTGGGCGGTGGAGATTATTGGGTAGGTGCAACAGTGGAATTTCCCAGCAATGGCGATAAGATACCGCCAAATCAAGAACTGTTGGAATCTGTTAGAGAACAAGCGATCGCATTTTGCCCAGAATTAGCCACAGCAACCATTATCCGCACTTGGTCAGGGTTACGTCCCCGTCCCGAAGGTCGTCCAGCTCCAGTTATTGGTAAGTTGCCAGGGTTTAGCAACATCCTCCTGGCTACCGGACACTATCGCAACGGCGTTTTACTAGCACCCGCTACAGCTTATGCAATTCGTGAGATGATTATTTCTCAAGGAGTGGGGAGTGGAGAGTAG
- a CDS encoding leucine-rich repeat domain-containing protein: MGQLTNLSQLYLHNNQLTTLPAEIGQLINLSQLYLHNNQLTTLPAEIGQLTNLSQLYLHNNQLTTLPAEIGQLTNLSQLGSATIN, translated from the coding sequence ATTGGTCAACTCACTAACCTCAGTCAGCTTTACCTCCACAACAATCAACTAACAACGCTGCCAGCAGAGATTGGTCAACTCATCAACCTCAGTCAGCTTTACCTCCACAACAATCAACTGACAACGCTGCCAGCAGAGATTGGTCAACTCACTAACCTCAGTCAGCTTTACCTCCACAACAATCAACTGACGACGCTGCCAGCAGAGATTGGTCAACTCACTAACCTCAGTCAGCTTGGCTCAGCAACAATCAACTGA